CCTTGCAGATATTCTATTGAAACAGAGACATGGAAGGTTTCAAGGGATATAAAGACCAATTATGGTGTCTATAAGTGGTTTGAATAtcagattttcttcttttgaaaaaaagtgagaaaatgtgACTAGATTCAATTGCTTTtgacgttatatatatatatatatatatattgacgttatatatatatatatatatatatatatatatatatatatatatatatatatatatatatatatatatatattattgattgAAGTAGCTAAAGTTATGATAAaggttttgcttcattcagtatgtTGCGTAATACAGATGGTTGGAAGCTTTGTGCCAGTCTGAGAAAAAATGTGAGTCCTAATAATTATGATTCATGATTGAGTTATGAGATCATTTCTAATAATCTTGAGTATATAATATGTCATAATTATGATATCGTGAGATGAGTTGTAATTATGGGATCGTTTTGCGTATCATTTAAATAGGATTTATTATCTCATAGTTATGATTGTATTGCATATATAAAAGTAGAAATGCAAGCAGACAACCAGTGATGTGGGGTCATAAGTGCTGTAGTGGTAACTTTAAAGTGAGTATTCTAGTAATGTTTCACACAACACATATTACATAGGCCTCAATACTGTATAATCTGCTGAATGGATAGGGGGTTGTTACTGATCTGTTCTAGCTGTTACTGATATTGTATGccctttttcttgtttctttttatttcatagttATTATTTAATACAGTGATTACTTCCCAAAAGATTCAAAGAAATCACAATCTTTGTCTATTATCGccaacctccacctccatccacTTCTATCTCATCCGCCAACAAGAAACGAATATAATgtcaaatacatcaaatacatatCTGAAATCTAAGCAATCTGCACATTTGCAACCCTTGTATCTTTCCcctttacatttatataactgTGAAATAGTATTGTGCATGCAACCTTCAATTCTTAGCGTATAAGGTTTCTAAATTAATTTCTAATCCTACAAGTTATCGTCTCCATTTTGTAAAAATCACTAATAATCAATCTCCTTCCATTTGTCTGTGTTGCCGTTGCTCTCAGACATTTTTGGGTTATCTGCTTAAGAGTGCTGCTCTTAAAATTTAAAAGAGGTACTTGGTGAGAAAGTAACTGAAGTGTTTTACCCTGAAGTAATACTACTAGCTCTAAATAGAGTGTGCACTGATGATATCCATAATTTACAAGCAGCAACCTCAGGTTGTGAAAAGTGGAGCCGATGTGAATGCTGAAGTgccttgcattctttctaatagcCAGTAGGAGGTGACTCCTCTCATTGCACAAATAAGACATATTGTATgaaagtctatgagaaaatgaccgtacttctcacttgatttatttacttagtaaacattgtaaacattagttgaTGGTCTCAATCCCCAGACTTCTTCAATAGAGTATGATGTAAATTTAGTAAAGTATCAACCCATTTATAGTAAATTAGACAgcaaagcagggtatgcttacGGTTGTGActacattgtgattgacaggtctggGAGCTATCTGTCTTTTTATCTCTCTTTTAACcctttgactgttttttttagttcacGAAATTTCTTGGAATAGTTTGGCCACCTAAAAACAGTTGGTGGCAGCCAAAACTGTGAATTCAAGGTTGCAGGCCTATTGAATAAAGGCTGGGACACAGCCTTAAGTTATGGGGTGTGACACGTGCAGTGTGACTGGAGTCGCGATGTTGGAGGGTTACAGCACAACGCGCTAGTATTAAAGGGTACGTTCGAATGGCTGGTGGCTGatacataataaaacatttgttagAATAGAATATTTCTTCAATAattgcaacattttatttttcactcaTGAGGCTATAGACACCCTCCCTGTGGACACCCTGAGTGAAATGAGTCAATCATCTCATGTTGACCAAAGCATGACATCATGGCGACTATAATAAGCTTAAATATGGTAGACTGTTTAGAAGAAGTGGagtcttatatacagtctgttaTCATGTGCATATTCTGTCCCCTGTTAATATCAACAACAGCTACATCTGTGTTAAATGTTTATTGTAGTTCAAGTAATGCTTGGAAACATGATGAAACAGGCTTTAATTTCATGCACTTAAGACTACTGTTATTCTGTTtatgcaaacaaacatttatattgTCAACGATTGCAACCAATGGACTGTCGCAAATGTCACATTGAATTGACCCCAAGTTTCTACTGCTAATGTTACATTTTCCCTTCCAGAAAACAACTTTCACTCTATAATAACTTCTAAATAACAATATTATCACTTCCAGAATACACTATtacaaacacaatgtttttaatGATCTAAACTAATTAATGTTGATTCCATGGTATACCATTTATTTATCAAAACTGACAAAACCTTCAAGGAAAGAAAATGATAGCTCATTTGAATATAACGTCTTGAATTGACAGCCTTTTAAAGAAGCTTgaatagaacatttaaaaagtaacaaCATAAGAAAGCAACAGTGATAATGGAGGGGAGCTAATCCAGGAGctgtaaaagaagaaagacacagaaggaactgcattgaaaaaagacaaactgctAATAGAAACTCGTGACTTGACCTCTGACTAGAAATAGCGGAGACTTGAAAGGTTAGCTCAATAACGGAGAGACTATGTAATGCATTTAACTGGGGAGAATGTGATGAGGGTTTTTGATACACAGCAAACTTCTGTTCTATAATTCAATATTAAGTAAGAGTGCAAGGTTTGACGCACTTAAATTATTCTTCTAATTTCATAACACTCAGACAGTATGTCAATAGAAGTTAAAGATAGAGTGCCTGTAGTTCAGGAAGAAACTTTGGCTTTGACCATCAGTAAGACGAGGCAGTCGGGAACCAGTGGTGAAGGTGGAAATCTCACTTCAATATAAGGATTCAGCAGCAGAATGTATACGGAGACATATACACTGTCAATTAGTCAGAGCAGGAAGTGCAATTCAAATTCAACAATGAACTCAAAGACGTCTCTGGACCgggtatttatttaaaatgttcacaaaAAACTTACTTTTCCTTCGTCTGCAGACTTCAAACAAGTGAAACATGCCGACTGGGAGAATCTCTTGAGACACTCCTTTCCCAGAATGTAATTTTCATCCGCTTTCAAGCAACGCAAAACTAATACCACGGTTGGTTTCTGTTCTATTTATAATGATATTATGTTCCCATGTGTAAAAGGTGGACAAATAGCATTTTGGGACTTTCTGAAATCAGAGTTCTGTGAAGAGAATCTGGAGTTCTGGCTCGCCTGTCAGGAGTTCGAAACTTCTGACAGTCCGGAGGAGCTAACACGGAGAGCAGCAAGTATTTATGAATGAGTTCATCGGTGCTGAGTCCCCCAAACAGGTAACTCAAACACAATAATAACTGGCAGCAAAATGTGCTCAGAcccaaatataaacaaaacccaATTTAATTTACGCATAAATATTCAGTGTGTTTATCGCACAAGTAATAATATTTGCTGTTTTCTAGAAGACGGTTCAAGAAGGTAAAGTCCTAAACTTTAGAATGTTCGGCGTTTttagaatattcagtgtttttagaatgttcaatgtttttagaatgttcagtgtttttagaatgttcaatgtttttagaatgttcagtgtttttagaatgttcaatgtttttagaatgtttaatgtttttagaatgttcagtgtttttagaatgttcagtgtttttagaatgttcactgtttttagaatgttcaatgtttttagaatgttcagtgtttttagaatgtttaatgtttttagaatgttcagtgtttttagaatgttcagtgtttttagaatgttcagtgtttttagaatgttcagcatttttagaatgttcagcgtttttagaatgttctgtgtttttagaatgttcagtgtttttagaatgttcaatgtttttagaatgttcagtgtgtgtttagaatgttcaatgtttttagaatgttcggcgtttttagaatgttctgtgtttttagaatgttcagtgtttttagaatgttcaatgtttttagaatgttcagtgtgtgtttagaatgttcaatgtttgtAGAATGTTCCGTGTTTTTAGAATATTCggcgtttttagaatgttcagtgtttttagaatgttcggtgtttttagaatgttcggtgtttttagaatgttcaatgtttgtagaatgttcaatgtttttagaatgttcagtgtttttagaatgttctgtgtttttagaatgttctgtgtttttagaatgttcagtgtttttagaacgttcaatgttttttgaatgttcagtgtgtgtttagaatgttctttACAGCTTTCTTCCGCTGCCTCAAAAAATGAaatctatttatattttaaactaccaatccctcttatttgtccatagtaattatattttaattcacaacGACATACAAATGCATCCTGTAGCATATTTTAGTTGGTATCCACACAAACGTCTCAAGACACCTCCAGAGCACATTTCACAGCCAGCCTTTCGAACCGATCCTTCTAAGCAAGCTGACTGTAATAATTTACTGTACACCAACCACAGCAACCAGCATTTAAATACTTACTTTCAGACCATAGTAATGATGCAGCTGCCTACACACGCTGTGCAATATTGTATACTGCACAATACATTTcaagatttaattttttttcgtCTTTCCAGGTCAACTTAGATTACTACACAAGAGAGATCGTCGGACAGAGTCTTCAGCAACCATGTCCATCGTGTTTTGTTGTGGCACAGAAGAAAATCTTCAACCTAATGGAGAATGGCTCCTTCCCACGCTTCACTCAATCTGAGCTATACAAAGTCCTGCTTGCTGCACAGAAAGGCCTTGAAGATAAGGAGCACTGGAGATCTAATGCGGCATGATTCAAAACCAATCAGCAGCTCCATCTCCTGCACAAGGACTAGTGCCATACATGTTGATGGTGTTAAGTGACACAGGGTCAAGGACTGCTTTTGAGAGAAACTGTGTCGGCACTTCCCTTAAGTTGCCACCTCAGTCAGTGCCAGCTCTTTTATTTGGCActtaaacaatatttaatgacattttaatgaattttCCATGTATGCTTCATTAACATTGCAAGCTTCACTTTTTGGTAAATCCATACAAATTGTGcaactttttaatttattgatatAGTGCGCAAAAAAATGTATCCTGTGTCCTTACAGTTGATGTGCTACTGCCACCCAGTGGTGACTGGGAACACTTccatatatacataataataccTTTGgtcttattttgtttgtttgttgcagaaACATGTTATAGGTTGACTGCAATCATGAGATAACAATattttttgtgatttaaaatgGCTGTTagttttaaaacacaattttctAAATGCAT
This Cyclopterus lumpus isolate fCycLum1 chromosome 17, fCycLum1.pri, whole genome shotgun sequence DNA region includes the following protein-coding sequences:
- the LOC117746367 gene encoding LOW QUALITY PROTEIN: regulator of G-protein signaling 2-like (The sequence of the model RefSeq protein was modified relative to this genomic sequence to represent the inferred CDS: deleted 1 base in 1 codon); the protein is MSIEVKDRVPVVQEETLALTISKTRQSGTSGEGGQIAFWDFLKSEFCEENLEFWLACQEFETSDSPEELTRRAASIYNEFIGAESPKQVNLDYYTREIVGQSLQQPCPSCFVVAQKKIFNLMENGSFPRFTQSELYKVLLAAQKGLEDKEHWRSNAA